The following proteins come from a genomic window of Maribacter sp. HTCC2170:
- a CDS encoding DUF4268 domain-containing protein → MFSKEDSKRLRQYFWVSFGKSYPHKWILYDTKIKGLSLKFHFELKRAMVSIDIEHSDLATRIHLWEKLISLKSIMTDDYLPDVIFNDALILDNNKEISRIFVEKHNVSIHNKNSWQETMIFLNKNMEQLEAFFIEYRDFINA, encoded by the coding sequence ATGTTCAGTAAAGAAGATTCAAAACGACTGCGCCAATATTTCTGGGTCTCATTCGGTAAATCATATCCTCATAAGTGGATATTGTACGACACCAAAATAAAGGGACTTTCATTAAAATTTCATTTTGAATTAAAAAGAGCCATGGTCTCTATTGATATTGAGCATTCTGACTTGGCTACAAGAATTCATCTTTGGGAAAAGTTGATTTCCCTAAAATCTATCATGACAGATGACTATCTCCCTGATGTCATCTTCAATGACGCTTTAATTTTGGACAACAATAAAGAGATTTCAAGAATCTTTGTTGAAAAGCACAATGTATCAATCCATAACAAAAACTCTTGGCAGGAAACTATGATTTTTCTCAATAAAAATATGGAGCAACTCGAAGCCTTCTTTATCGAGTACCGAGACTTTATAAACGCATAA
- the rocD gene encoding ornithine--oxo-acid transaminase, with the protein MSVLEKMSSEEAIALEEKYGAQNYHPLPVVLSKGEGVYVWDVEGKKYYDFLSAYSAVNQGHCHPKIINALKSQAENLTLTSRAFYNDMLGKYEKYVTEFFGFDKVLPMNTGAEAVETAIKLARKWGYEKKGIHTNQAKIVVCQNNFHGRTITIISASNDPVATENFGPFTPGMVSIRYNDINALQEVLQDENVAAFLVEPIQGEAGVYVPDENYIREAYELCKTNNVLFIADEVQTGVARTGKLLAIDHANIKPDILILGKALSGGVFPVSAVLANNEVMEVIRPGNHGSTFGGNPLACAVAIAALEVVKEENLAENAESLGKLFRSEMEKLVDQTDLVRLVRGKGLLNAIVINDAEDSSTAWDICMLLKENGLLAKPTHGNIIRFAPPLVMTKDELLDCVSIISKTIKQFEK; encoded by the coding sequence ATGTCGGTTTTAGAAAAAATGAGCTCTGAAGAGGCCATTGCTTTGGAAGAAAAGTACGGAGCACAAAATTATCATCCACTTCCAGTAGTGTTGAGTAAAGGGGAAGGCGTATACGTTTGGGATGTTGAAGGAAAAAAATACTATGATTTCCTTTCCGCTTATTCGGCGGTTAATCAAGGTCATTGCCATCCCAAGATTATTAATGCCCTAAAGTCACAGGCAGAAAATTTAACCTTGACCTCCCGGGCATTTTATAATGATATGCTCGGTAAGTATGAAAAGTATGTTACAGAGTTCTTTGGTTTTGATAAGGTATTGCCAATGAACACTGGGGCAGAAGCTGTTGAAACGGCCATTAAATTGGCTCGAAAATGGGGGTATGAGAAAAAGGGCATTCATACCAATCAGGCAAAAATTGTAGTTTGTCAGAATAATTTCCATGGAAGAACTATAACTATTATTTCTGCATCAAATGACCCGGTGGCCACCGAGAATTTTGGACCATTTACACCTGGAATGGTTTCTATACGCTACAATGATATTAATGCATTGCAAGAAGTACTGCAAGATGAAAATGTAGCTGCGTTTTTGGTTGAACCAATACAAGGTGAGGCTGGTGTTTATGTTCCAGATGAAAATTACATCAGGGAAGCCTATGAATTATGTAAGACCAACAATGTATTGTTCATTGCTGATGAGGTACAAACAGGAGTGGCGCGAACAGGAAAGCTTTTAGCAATTGATCATGCCAATATAAAACCTGATATCCTTATTTTGGGTAAAGCACTTTCGGGTGGGGTGTTTCCTGTATCTGCCGTATTGGCCAATAATGAGGTAATGGAAGTTATAAGACCTGGTAATCATGGGTCAACTTTTGGTGGTAATCCCCTGGCGTGCGCAGTTGCAATTGCAGCCTTGGAAGTTGTTAAGGAAGAAAACCTTGCCGAGAATGCCGAATCTTTAGGCAAGCTCTTTAGAAGCGAAATGGAAAAACTAGTGGATCAAACGGATCTGGTTAGACTGGTACGTGGCAAGGGACTTTTGAATGCAATCGTGATAAACGATGCGGAGGATAGTTCAACAGCATGGGATATTTGTATGTTATTGAAAGAAAATGGGCTGTTGGCCAAACCTACCCACGGTAATATAATCCGATTTGCACCGCCCTTGGTGATGACCAAAGACGAGCTTTTGGATTGTGTTTCGATTATCTCGAAAACCATAAAACAGTTTGAAAAATAA
- a CDS encoding TRAP transporter small permease — MKKAYTFLNKVIENLLVIIFGLLVIDVVWQVLSRYVVGQSSSFTEEFARFSLIWLTVLGAAYINGQKEGHLSMDFLLSKLPPTKQKKRHKVIQGLMALFALIIMVIGGINLVYITLSLGQISPALHLPLGYVYAIVPICGVIIIFFSAYHIKYTYNTESL; from the coding sequence ATGAAAAAGGCATACACTTTTTTGAACAAAGTTATTGAGAACTTACTTGTAATAATTTTTGGTTTGTTAGTCATTGATGTCGTTTGGCAAGTGCTTTCAAGATATGTAGTTGGCCAGTCGAGTTCTTTTACCGAAGAATTTGCCCGTTTTTCGCTCATATGGCTCACCGTGCTAGGTGCGGCCTATATAAATGGTCAGAAAGAAGGTCATCTGTCGATGGATTTTTTGCTATCTAAACTACCTCCGACAAAACAAAAGAAACGACACAAAGTCATACAGGGTTTAATGGCCTTATTTGCATTGATTATTATGGTAATTGGAGGAATTAACTTGGTTTATATTACCTTAAGTCTAGGGCAGATATCTCCAGCACTACACCTTCCTTTAGGATATGTTTATGCAATTGTTCCCATATGTGGTGTGATAATTATTTTCTTTTCAGCATATCATATAAAATACACGTATAATACTGAATCATTATGA
- a CDS encoding DUF2752 domain-containing protein — MQLAALLFLMEDYMLPCLNKKFFGVVCPGCGAQRSFSLLLQGEFVEAFQMYPATFTIIPLLGFLLADNFFNIKYANKITIALMVSSVVLILGNYILKFI, encoded by the coding sequence ATGCAGTTAGCCGCTTTATTATTTTTAATGGAAGACTATATGCTTCCATGCCTAAATAAGAAGTTCTTTGGGGTTGTATGTCCGGGATGTGGCGCACAGCGTTCTTTTTCTCTTTTGTTACAAGGTGAATTTGTTGAAGCTTTTCAAATGTACCCAGCAACATTTACCATTATCCCTCTTTTAGGCTTCTTACTTGCGGATAACTTTTTCAATATAAAATACGCTAACAAAATAACAATTGCATTAATGGTTTCAAGCGTTGTCTTGATTCTTGGGAATTACATTTTAAAATTTATATAA
- a CDS encoding Smr/MutS family protein: MGLFEVGDRVEVLDEMLSGEVVTVGDSEITIETEDGFIMKYTPSELLKVDDDSVIKVTNYEVAQIKADKEITKRKNTTAVKLKDRNAPKMEVDLHINQLVKSPKGMSKHEMLNLQMETAKRQLEFAMRKRIQKVVFIHGVGEGILKEELKYLFGRYDHLKYYDADYQKYGLGATEVYIYLSKA; the protein is encoded by the coding sequence ATGGGGCTTTTTGAAGTAGGTGATAGGGTAGAGGTACTTGACGAAATGTTAAGCGGTGAAGTGGTTACGGTGGGTGATTCTGAAATCACGATTGAGACTGAGGACGGTTTTATTATGAAATATACTCCGAGCGAATTACTGAAAGTTGACGATGACAGCGTTATCAAAGTAACAAACTATGAGGTTGCCCAGATAAAGGCCGATAAAGAAATAACTAAAAGAAAGAATACTACAGCTGTAAAGCTTAAAGACCGAAACGCCCCAAAAATGGAGGTTGATCTACATATTAACCAATTGGTGAAATCCCCTAAGGGAATGAGTAAGCATGAGATGTTGAACTTGCAAATGGAAACGGCAAAAAGGCAATTAGAGTTTGCTATGCGTAAACGAATTCAAAAGGTGGTTTTTATTCATGGTGTGGGTGAAGGTATTTTAAAGGAGGAATTGAAATACCTTTTTGGTAGGTACGACCACCTTAAATATTATGATGCAGATTACCAGAAATATGGACTTGGAGCTACTGAAGTCTATATTTACCTAAGCAAAGCTTAG
- a CDS encoding CCC motif membrane protein: protein MNREILPNSGNALTFGILSIVITLLCCGPFGGIFGIIGLSKAKNAERIYHEEPERYSGYENAKTGKILSYIGIALAAILLVFTIIYFGAIAAIIAGAASEGAFQ, encoded by the coding sequence ATGAACAGAGAAATATTACCAAATTCTGGCAACGCCTTAACTTTTGGGATTTTATCGATAGTGATTACATTATTGTGTTGCGGCCCCTTTGGGGGCATCTTCGGAATCATTGGCTTATCAAAAGCTAAAAATGCCGAGCGCATCTATCATGAAGAACCAGAAAGGTATTCTGGTTATGAAAATGCTAAAACGGGTAAAATTTTGTCCTACATTGGTATTGCATTGGCCGCCATATTATTGGTCTTTACCATAATATACTTTGGAGCCATAGCCGCAATTATAGCGGGAGCTGCCTCAGAAGGGGCTTTTCAATAA
- a CDS encoding DUF6048 family protein encodes MLRYSISILLLLCVFSGWAQDETIDLQPQDTVIHKQTYGLRVGVDLSRIIISQTSDDYSGIELAGDYRLTKKLYIAAELGNEKKTKQENLFNFTSSGSYLKLGVDYNTYENWYGMNNTIFIGGRYAVSSFSQTLNNFQYFDTNRYWSPDGFPNGSSEPIEYDGRSKSWIEAVLGIKAELFANIYLGGSIRFGFMLSDPKDEPFPNPFVPGFNKVTDGSKFGVGYNYSLTYMIPLYKKANKKKEVESEAEIEQ; translated from the coding sequence ATGTTAAGATATTCCATTAGTATACTGCTGCTCCTATGCGTATTCAGTGGATGGGCGCAAGACGAAACTATTGACCTTCAACCACAGGACACGGTCATACACAAACAAACATACGGACTTAGGGTTGGTGTTGACCTTAGTCGAATCATTATTTCCCAAACGAGTGATGATTATTCAGGAATTGAACTAGCAGGGGATTATCGCCTTACCAAGAAATTATACATTGCCGCAGAATTGGGCAATGAAAAAAAGACCAAACAAGAAAACCTTTTTAATTTCACTTCTTCCGGTAGCTATTTAAAACTGGGAGTGGATTATAATACCTATGAGAATTGGTATGGTATGAACAATACTATATTCATTGGTGGTAGATATGCTGTTAGCAGCTTTAGTCAAACACTCAATAATTTTCAATATTTTGACACAAATAGATATTGGAGCCCTGATGGTTTTCCGAACGGTTCATCTGAGCCAATTGAATATGATGGCCGAAGTAAATCTTGGATTGAGGCTGTATTGGGTATAAAGGCGGAGTTGTTCGCCAATATATACTTAGGAGGAAGCATTAGATTTGGGTTCATGTTAAGTGACCCCAAAGACGAACCTTTCCCGAACCCATTTGTTCCCGGGTTCAATAAAGTAACAGACGGAAGTAAATTCGGGGTTGGCTACAACTATTCGCTAACCTATATGATTCCGTTGTATAAAAAGGCGAACAAGAAAAAAGAAGTTGAAAGCGAAGCTGAAATTGAGCAATAG
- a CDS encoding RNA polymerase sigma factor, translating into MTSNKIFDALLVLQYQSGDKKALETLVKRHHKRFCSHAYWYLRDMDASKDVVQDCWAIIINKLVKLRDPNSFSSWAMRIITRKSLDFINQNKNKRERLKQFERNNQEENKDEERRTEMDKLKYAIKSLPDNQQIVLRLFYTQEYSLKEIGGILEVSVGTVKSRLFHAREKLKTILKDKS; encoded by the coding sequence ATGACCTCTAATAAAATTTTTGATGCATTGCTTGTATTGCAGTATCAATCTGGGGATAAGAAAGCCTTGGAAACGTTGGTGAAAAGGCACCATAAAAGATTTTGTAGTCATGCATATTGGTATTTACGGGATATGGATGCCTCAAAAGATGTGGTGCAGGATTGTTGGGCCATAATTATCAATAAGTTGGTAAAGCTAAGAGACCCTAATAGTTTTTCTAGTTGGGCTATGCGCATAATTACTAGGAAATCTCTGGATTTTATAAATCAAAACAAAAATAAGCGAGAAAGACTAAAGCAATTTGAACGGAATAACCAAGAAGAAAACAAAGATGAGGAAAGGAGGACAGAAATGGATAAACTAAAATATGCCATTAAAAGCCTGCCTGATAATCAACAAATAGTCTTACGATTATTTTATACACAAGAATACTCATTAAAAGAAATAGGTGGAATTCTCGAAGTTTCTGTTGGAACAGTCAAATCCAGGTTGTTTCATGCAAGGGAAAAATTAAAAACAATTTTAAAAGATAAATCATGA
- the rlmD gene encoding 23S rRNA (uracil(1939)-C(5))-methyltransferase RlmD produces MRKKKRRLIFEKVEVIDAGAKGKTVGKAPDGRVIFMTNTVPGDVVDVQTTKKRKAYFEGNAIKFHSYSDKRTKPVCEHFGICGGCKWQHMDYGHQLFYKQKEVENNLRRIGHLDLPELEPILGSKEQYFYRNKMEFSFSDSRWLTLDEIQSDVEIKEKNALGFHIPGMWDKILDIKKCHLQADPSNEIRLAVKDFAIKNEITFFNPRNQYGMLRTLMIRTASTGEIMVLIQFYEDSKEKRELLLNHLAKTFSQITSLQYVINQKQNDTIYDQEIVCFAGRDHIIEEMEGLQFKINAKSFYQTNSEQAYELYKVARDFAGITGNELVYDLYTGTGTIAQFVSKKAKKVIGIESVPEAIEDAKANAANNKIDNVDFFVGDMKNVFNEDFINAHGSPDIIITDPPRDGMHKDVVQQLLNIGAKKVVYVSCNSATQARDLALMKHMYKVSKVQAVDMFPQTHHVENVVLLEKF; encoded by the coding sequence ATGCGTAAAAAGAAAAGAAGACTAATCTTTGAAAAGGTCGAGGTTATTGATGCAGGAGCGAAAGGAAAAACTGTGGGCAAAGCTCCGGACGGAAGAGTCATTTTCATGACCAACACCGTACCTGGTGATGTAGTGGATGTACAGACAACAAAAAAGAGAAAGGCTTACTTTGAGGGCAATGCCATAAAATTCCATTCCTATTCCGACAAGCGCACAAAACCAGTTTGTGAGCATTTTGGCATTTGTGGGGGTTGCAAATGGCAACATATGGACTATGGCCATCAATTATTCTATAAACAGAAAGAAGTTGAAAATAACCTAAGACGAATAGGGCATTTGGATTTGCCTGAATTGGAGCCGATTTTGGGTTCCAAGGAACAATATTTTTATCGCAATAAAATGGAATTCTCTTTTTCCGACAGCAGGTGGTTAACCTTGGATGAAATACAGTCTGATGTTGAGATAAAGGAAAAGAACGCCTTGGGCTTTCATATACCAGGTATGTGGGACAAGATTTTGGATATAAAGAAATGTCATCTACAGGCAGATCCCTCAAACGAAATTCGTCTGGCAGTGAAAGATTTTGCCATTAAAAATGAGATCACTTTTTTTAACCCAAGAAATCAATACGGAATGCTTCGTACCTTAATGATACGTACAGCATCAACTGGAGAAATTATGGTTCTCATCCAATTTTATGAAGATTCCAAGGAGAAAAGAGAGCTTTTATTGAACCATTTGGCTAAAACCTTCTCGCAAATCACCTCCTTGCAGTATGTCATCAATCAAAAACAGAATGATACCATATACGATCAAGAAATAGTTTGTTTTGCCGGGCGTGATCACATCATTGAAGAAATGGAGGGTTTGCAGTTTAAGATAAACGCCAAATCTTTTTATCAAACAAATTCTGAACAGGCATACGAACTGTATAAAGTTGCACGTGATTTTGCCGGAATTACTGGCAATGAACTGGTTTATGACCTATATACGGGTACTGGAACCATTGCCCAATTTGTTTCAAAGAAAGCAAAGAAAGTAATTGGTATAGAATCGGTGCCTGAGGCGATTGAAGATGCAAAGGCAAATGCTGCCAACAACAAAATTGACAATGTTGATTTTTTTGTTGGGGACATGAAGAATGTTTTCAATGAAGATTTTATCAATGCCCATGGCTCTCCAGATATTATTATAACGGACCCACCACGAGATGGTATGCACAAAGACGTTGTACAACAACTATTGAATATTGGCGCAAAAAAGGTTGTTTACGTAAGTTGTAACAGTGCTACCCAAGCTCGTGACTTGGCATTGATGAAGCATATGTACAAGGTGAGCAAGGTACAAGCTGTAGATATGTTTCCCCAGACCCATCACGTAGAAAATGTTGTACTTTTGGAAAAGTTTTAA
- a CDS encoding DUF6768 family protein, with protein MNKDKEKIDELIKETLNQEEAKFYDDLEEQNLIGKLSEVYKGKLGWLAIIMNVAHLVIFGLLIYCVVEFFETNETNELIKWASAGFLCMIAMGMLKLFVWMQMDKNDILREMKRLELQLTTLSSKLND; from the coding sequence ATGAACAAGGACAAAGAAAAAATAGACGAACTTATTAAGGAAACCTTGAACCAAGAGGAAGCCAAATTTTATGACGATTTGGAGGAACAAAATCTGATTGGCAAATTGAGCGAAGTTTATAAAGGAAAGTTGGGTTGGCTTGCAATTATCATGAATGTAGCACATTTGGTTATATTTGGGTTACTTATTTACTGTGTGGTCGAGTTTTTTGAGACCAATGAGACCAATGAACTGATCAAATGGGCTTCGGCAGGATTTTTATGTATGATAGCAATGGGTATGTTGAAACTTTTTGTTTGGATGCAAATGGATAAAAATGATATACTTCGCGAAATGAAGCGGTTAGAACTTCAACTGACAACCCTTTCAAGTAAGTTGAATGACTAG
- a CDS encoding TRAP transporter large permease encodes MSIEAISIIVLFISFIGLLAYGVPVAYSIGISTTLTLLLNMVFMPATTTVMQRMTTGIDNFALLAIPFFILAGELMNRGGIAKRLIEFAKSLIGSLPGGLAYVNIIAAMLFGAISGSAIAAASAIGSTLTDKMEKEGYPREFSAAVNISSSTTGLLIPPSNVLIIFALASGGTASVAALFIAGYIPGILVGLAIMTVVYVYAKQKNLPRAERVRLKKLFLDFKNAFLSLTLLVIVVGGIVAGIFTATEAAAIAVVYAMLLGFLNKELKFSDFKPVLLKSARTTAIVMFLIATSMAMSWLFSFEGIPQMLTSVLVDSVKNPFIVLLLINITLLIVGTFMDMTPAVLIFTPIFLPVTMAMGMHPVQFGMIIVLNLCIGVCTPPVGTLLFVGSGVAKVPVTKVIKPLLPLLGAMVAILFLITYFSEISLWLPRFFGLIE; translated from the coding sequence ATGAGTATAGAGGCAATTAGTATTATCGTTTTATTTATAAGTTTTATTGGTTTGTTGGCCTATGGAGTGCCCGTTGCTTACTCTATAGGGATTTCTACCACCTTGACCCTTTTGTTGAATATGGTTTTTATGCCAGCGACTACCACGGTTATGCAACGAATGACTACGGGGATAGATAATTTTGCCCTATTGGCAATTCCATTTTTTATACTTGCTGGGGAATTAATGAATAGGGGCGGTATCGCGAAACGCTTAATTGAATTTGCTAAATCCTTGATTGGTAGTTTACCAGGAGGCCTTGCTTACGTTAATATTATTGCGGCCATGCTTTTTGGGGCTATTTCAGGTTCTGCCATAGCTGCAGCATCAGCGATTGGAAGTACTTTGACCGATAAGATGGAAAAAGAGGGTTACCCCAGAGAATTTAGTGCTGCGGTGAATATTAGTTCTTCAACTACAGGTCTGCTAATTCCACCAAGTAATGTGCTTATCATTTTTGCCTTGGCAAGTGGCGGCACCGCTTCGGTTGCTGCCTTGTTTATTGCAGGCTATATTCCCGGTATATTGGTAGGCTTAGCAATCATGACCGTTGTGTACGTATATGCAAAACAAAAAAACCTTCCCAGGGCCGAACGTGTGCGTCTGAAAAAATTGTTCCTTGATTTTAAAAATGCCTTTCTGAGTCTTACGCTGTTGGTCATTGTGGTAGGAGGAATTGTTGCTGGAATTTTTACTGCGACTGAAGCCGCAGCCATTGCTGTTGTTTATGCAATGTTACTTGGCTTTCTGAACAAGGAATTAAAATTCTCGGATTTTAAGCCTGTTTTACTTAAGAGCGCTAGAACTACGGCCATAGTTATGTTTTTAATAGCTACCTCAATGGCGATGTCGTGGTTATTCTCTTTTGAAGGTATCCCGCAAATGTTGACTAGTGTGTTGGTAGATTCGGTCAAAAACCCTTTCATAGTATTACTTCTAATAAACATTACTTTGCTTATTGTCGGAACTTTTATGGATATGACCCCTGCAGTTCTCATTTTTACACCTATTTTTTTACCGGTGACAATGGCCATGGGTATGCATCCCGTTCAATTTGGAATGATCATAGTACTTAATTTATGTATAGGGGTTTGTACTCCACCCGTAGGAACCTTGTTGTTTGTTGGAAGCGGTGTGGCAAAAGTACCGGTAACAAAGGTAATCAAGCCACTATTACCATTGTTGGGCGCCATGGTGGCCATTCTGTTTTTGATTACTTATTTCTCTGAAATCTCACTTTGGTTACCTCGTTTTTTCGGATTGATAGAGTAA
- a CDS encoding CCC motif membrane protein — protein sequence MEQQKLPNVTISIVLSIVSFICCCFSAGIGGILLSGIALFLVKKDEGLYKENPENYSNFSTLKTAKIVAIIGLVIGVLSLIWTIYSVQQMGGWDAYMEQMQEVMEQWQ from the coding sequence ATGGAACAACAAAAATTGCCAAACGTAACAATTTCAATAGTACTATCAATTGTGTCATTTATCTGCTGCTGTTTCAGTGCCGGTATAGGAGGTATTTTACTTTCCGGGATAGCACTGTTTTTAGTTAAAAAAGACGAAGGGTTATATAAAGAAAATCCAGAAAACTACAGCAACTTCAGCACATTGAAAACTGCTAAAATCGTAGCAATCATTGGTCTGGTTATAGGAGTACTATCGTTAATATGGACTATTTACTCTGTACAACAAATGGGTGGTTGGGATGCCTATATGGAACAAATGCAGGAGGTAATGGAACAATGGCAATAG
- a CDS encoding class I SAM-dependent RNA methyltransferase, which produces MNNNFRMVAKTLFGFEELLAKELRNLGAGNVKTGVRSVSFDGDTGFMYKANLCLRTAIKIIKPIHSFPVRNENELYKKIYQMDWSEYLSADSTFAIDTTLFSDVFTHSLYVSQKIKDAIVDKFRDMDGQRPNVDVKFPDIRINVHIHKEHCNVSLDSSGRSLHHRGYRTATNIAPINEVLASGLLLLSGWDGQSDFLDPMCGSGTFLTEAAMIACNIPANINRKEFAFEKWEDFDEELFEKIVDSSLNKTREFHHKIVGYDKAPSAVRKSIDNIANANLSEYIHVERKSFFDSTKFTDNHLHMVFNPPYGERLNLDMEEFYGSIGDTLKQEYPGTDAWFITSNLEALKFVGLRPSRKIKVFNSHLESRLVKYVMYEGSKKAKFQNRS; this is translated from the coding sequence ATGAACAATAATTTTAGAATGGTCGCCAAGACCTTATTTGGTTTTGAGGAGCTTTTGGCCAAGGAATTACGCAATCTTGGAGCGGGTAATGTTAAGACAGGTGTAAGAAGCGTTTCGTTTGATGGTGATACGGGATTTATGTACAAAGCCAATCTATGTCTGCGGACGGCCATAAAAATAATAAAGCCGATACACTCATTTCCTGTTCGGAATGAAAATGAGCTTTATAAAAAGATTTATCAGATGGATTGGTCAGAGTATTTATCGGCCGATTCGACCTTTGCGATAGATACCACTTTGTTTTCTGATGTATTCACTCATTCACTTTACGTTTCCCAAAAAATAAAAGATGCCATTGTAGATAAGTTCCGGGATATGGATGGTCAACGCCCCAACGTAGATGTTAAATTTCCTGATATTCGTATCAATGTACATATTCATAAAGAGCATTGTAATGTGTCTCTGGACAGCTCAGGGAGGTCTTTGCACCATAGGGGTTATAGAACGGCGACGAATATCGCACCGATAAATGAGGTGCTAGCATCTGGACTGTTGTTGTTAAGTGGATGGGACGGTCAATCAGACTTTCTCGACCCTATGTGTGGTAGTGGTACTTTTTTGACCGAAGCTGCGATGATTGCCTGCAATATTCCTGCGAACATAAATAGAAAGGAATTTGCATTTGAAAAATGGGAAGATTTTGACGAGGAACTTTTTGAGAAAATTGTTGATAGTAGTTTAAATAAAACAAGAGAGTTTCATCATAAAATTGTGGGTTATGATAAGGCGCCATCCGCGGTTCGAAAATCAATAGATAATATTGCCAACGCTAATCTTTCTGAATATATTCATGTAGAAAGGAAAAGCTTTTTTGATTCCACAAAGTTCACGGACAATCATTTGCATATGGTATTCAATCCACCCTATGGCGAGCGTTTGAATCTTGATATGGAAGAGTTCTATGGCTCAATTGGTGATACTTTAAAACAGGAATATCCAGGAACCGATGCCTGGTTTATTACTTCAAATTTGGAGGCACTTAAATTTGTCGGATTAAGGCCATCCAGAAAGATAAAGGTGTTCAACAGTCATTTAGAATCCCGTTTGGTCAAGTACGTAATGTATGAGGGGAGTAAAAAAGCCAAATTTCAAAACAGATCTTAA
- a CDS encoding DUF6452 family protein, whose protein sequence is MKKNRIFIIILFCIIAFSACEKDDICVDGNTPLLVIRFYDTLDPESTKNVTTLRVVGSGQASTVNTYADRSTADSLAIPLRPDVASTTYLLIANSATEDEVETGNTDTLTINHDTKEVYISRACGFIANYENLAPTLTTDTDNWIKGIEVISPTVENSNTAHVKIFH, encoded by the coding sequence ATGAAAAAAAATAGGATTTTCATAATCATCTTATTCTGTATTATCGCTTTTTCTGCCTGTGAAAAAGATGACATCTGTGTTGATGGCAATACACCTCTGCTGGTAATTCGCTTTTATGATACATTGGACCCAGAAAGCACTAAAAATGTTACAACACTAAGGGTTGTTGGTTCAGGACAAGCATCAACGGTTAATACGTATGCAGATAGAAGCACAGCAGATTCGTTGGCCATTCCCTTAAGACCGGATGTTGCAAGTACTACATATTTGTTAATTGCCAATTCGGCGACCGAGGATGAAGTTGAAACTGGAAATACCGATACTTTGACCATTAATCATGATACAAAAGAAGTCTATATTTCACGAGCCTGTGGTTTTATTGCCAACTATGAAAATTTAGCACCTACTCTAACAACAGATACCGATAACTGGATTAAGGGTATCGAAGTAATATCACCTACCGTTGAAAATTCAAATACAGCCCATGTTAAGATATTCCATTAG
- a CDS encoding ZIP family metal transporter → MTYLLLILGVLLSFAFVYIVRPKNKENFKLLLAFSGAFLLALTIFELFPSVYEQSDSKTIGVFIMLGILLQIFLEFFSKGAEHGHVHLDSEKTNFPWLLFFSLSIHSLLEGFPIENHGTILYGILIHKIPIAIILSIFLLNSKVKFSNALFFILLFSLMTPAGNFMASNFEFATKYYAHITALVIGVFLHISTVILFESSEGHKFNLRKLVVIILGIIIAYAL, encoded by the coding sequence ATGACCTATTTATTGCTTATTCTCGGGGTTTTATTAAGTTTTGCATTCGTTTACATTGTAAGGCCAAAAAACAAAGAGAACTTCAAGCTCCTGCTCGCTTTCAGCGGCGCCTTTTTACTAGCGCTGACCATTTTCGAACTTTTTCCATCAGTATATGAACAATCAGATTCTAAGACTATTGGCGTCTTTATTATGCTCGGAATCCTTTTACAGATTTTTCTCGAATTTTTCTCAAAAGGTGCAGAGCATGGCCATGTTCATTTAGATAGTGAAAAGACCAATTTTCCATGGTTGTTATTTTTTAGTTTATCTATTCATTCGTTGTTGGAAGGGTTCCCTATTGAAAATCATGGCACCATTCTTTATGGAATATTAATTCACAAAATACCGATTGCTATTATCTTGAGTATATTCCTGTTGAATTCCAAAGTGAAATTTTCCAATGCGTTGTTCTTCATTCTTTTATTTTCCTTGATGACTCCTGCAGGAAATTTTATGGCCTCAAATTTTGAATTCGCAACTAAATATTATGCGCATATTACTGCATTGGTAATTGGTGTTTTCTTGCACATTTCCACTGTAATATTATTTGAAAGCTCAGAGGGTCATAAATTTAATTTGAGAAAATTGGTGGTGATAATACTTGGTATCATAATAGCCTACGCTTTATAA